A single genomic interval of Gallus gallus isolate bGalGal1 chromosome 10, bGalGal1.mat.broiler.GRCg7b, whole genome shotgun sequence harbors:
- the FAM227B gene encoding protein FAM227B, protein MEKPPLTFEEFLRSQDLTDWPRRVCLDEPYSLVDNLRKDCSFSAVSKSLHEHAPLTVSSLSDLEKRMNTCLIELKKHAETILSLQCGPASLEEQLIAPEQKIPTEQIDPELLTRKSEMRKTKVAKRITEESKGWHVESCNYPGFKNQPLELSRHLEASKP, encoded by the exons ACGGACTGGCCAAGACGTGTCTGTTTGGATGAGCCTTATTCTTTGGTGGATAACTTAAGAAAAGACTGTTCCTTCAGTGCTGTCTCTAAGAGTCTGCATGAACATGCTCCATTGACCGTCAGTTCACTCTCAgatttggagaagagaatgaacaCATGCCTTATTGAACTAAAGAAACATGCTGAAACAATATTGTCATTACAGTGTGGACCAGCGTCTCTAGAAGAACAGCTAATTGCCCCTGAACAGA agattcCTACTGAGCAAATTGATCCAGAACTTCTGACTCGGAAAAGtgagatgaggaaaacaaag GTTGCCAAACGCATTACTGAGGAGTCAAAGGGTTGGCATGTAGAG agcTGTAATTACCCTGGTTTCAAAAACCAACCTTTAGAATTATCAAGACATTTGGAAGCTTCAAAACCTTGA